One genomic region from Marinobacter szutsaonensis encodes:
- a CDS encoding PEP-CTERM sorting domain-containing protein, with translation MKFKGRFLPSLLVAGCLAGAGAAQAGMITYDTWTSNENGSGNYIFQVNDNDAGRFNYSLTVNPWNAEPLGIFIDFGSASTGGAAVNLMGDSTVSLIGTDTSTESCGQGGCNIEGLSIPGFDGIWGLVFRLGEQGFEGLQSFAWSTSDFGLGLDDFGVVAIRAQQFCAEGTLDNGDEGCGGSDKSYSSDKPPVSVPEPGTLGLLGLGLLALAIRRKRAS, from the coding sequence ATGAAATTCAAAGGAAGGTTCTTGCCATCACTGCTTGTTGCGGGGTGCCTTGCGGGTGCCGGTGCGGCTCAGGCAGGGATGATTACGTATGATACCTGGACGAGCAATGAAAACGGATCTGGTAACTACATTTTTCAGGTCAATGACAACGATGCAGGTCGATTCAATTACAGCCTGACGGTCAACCCCTGGAATGCAGAGCCGCTGGGAATCTTCATTGATTTTGGCAGCGCAAGTACCGGCGGTGCCGCTGTCAATCTCATGGGTGATTCGACCGTGAGCCTGATTGGAACCGATACAAGCACTGAGTCTTGCGGCCAAGGCGGGTGCAACATTGAGGGCCTTTCGATCCCGGGGTTTGATGGTATCTGGGGACTTGTGTTCCGGCTGGGAGAACAAGGGTTTGAGGGGCTGCAAAGCTTCGCATGGAGCACCTCAGATTTCGGCCTTGGCCTGGATGATTTCGGTGTGGTTGCCATTCGGGCTCAGCAGTTTTGTGCTGAAGGAACGTTGGACAACGGTGACGAAGGTTGTGGTGGTAGCGACAAGTCCTACAGCTCCGACAAGCCGCCGGTATCTGTTCCGGAGCCTGGTACCTTGGGACTTCTCGGGTTGGGACTTCTGGCCTTGGCTATTCGTCGGAAGAGGGCTTCCTGA
- the aupA gene encoding alkane uptake protein AupA, whose protein sequence is MVTNPRFSVRAMSLAVAAVSAGVSLSATASMGNLGTTYGVMPVDVATAQSLSMFNDQVSATYYNPAYLTKDTRGELTAGILHAEQELRSANPNADGDVLSNSPSQHVLIGMKTNLGSLTRFDHPIYLGFIAGVEKYGKEMLAFSSETTETGQFLQYGKEPLFLNIGGATPIWRGISAGASVRVTLDATANLDAVSTLGGETSRERLSVNAEPAMKTILGTNIDLGSTFCPESDCFLDGWESALIYRTKSSASTTIDSNIIVTQTIPEPGLSLAVSTIDSFQPETFGIGTQYQGENWRIGGSIEQQNWSELEDEFAADSIKDQGSVAAASRIEFDDILIPRIGGEYQLNKNFALRGGVAYEESPLKSTRNPEINYLDTDKIVIGLGVSATYDRTRLLAYPVRLDLGYQYQQLQERDFTLVDYDGNETDVTADGDVHVVSGSITLKF, encoded by the coding sequence ATGGTAACCAACCCCCGGTTTTCAGTACGGGCCATGTCCCTTGCAGTTGCTGCGGTCTCCGCAGGTGTTTCATTGTCCGCCACTGCCAGCATGGGCAACCTCGGCACCACCTACGGTGTAATGCCGGTCGACGTTGCCACCGCCCAGTCCCTGTCCATGTTTAATGACCAGGTGTCCGCCACCTACTACAACCCGGCGTACCTGACCAAGGACACCCGCGGCGAACTGACGGCAGGCATCCTGCATGCGGAACAGGAGCTGCGTTCCGCCAATCCCAACGCGGACGGCGATGTACTTTCCAACTCCCCGAGCCAGCATGTGCTGATCGGCATGAAAACGAACCTCGGTTCCCTGACCCGCTTTGATCACCCGATCTATCTCGGCTTCATTGCCGGTGTTGAAAAATATGGCAAGGAAATGCTGGCGTTCAGCTCTGAAACCACCGAAACCGGCCAGTTCCTGCAGTACGGCAAGGAGCCGTTGTTCCTGAATATCGGCGGCGCCACACCAATCTGGCGCGGCATCTCCGCCGGGGCATCGGTTCGGGTGACCCTGGATGCGACCGCCAACCTGGATGCCGTCTCCACCCTCGGTGGCGAAACCAGCCGGGAACGGCTGTCGGTCAACGCCGAGCCGGCCATGAAAACCATTCTCGGTACCAATATCGATCTGGGCAGCACCTTCTGCCCGGAGAGCGACTGCTTTCTGGATGGCTGGGAATCCGCACTTATCTACCGGACCAAATCCTCTGCCTCGACTACCATTGATTCCAACATCATCGTCACCCAGACCATTCCGGAGCCGGGCCTGAGCCTTGCGGTTTCCACCATCGATTCCTTCCAGCCGGAAACCTTCGGTATCGGCACCCAGTACCAGGGCGAGAACTGGCGCATCGGTGGCAGCATCGAACAGCAGAACTGGTCGGAGCTGGAAGATGAATTTGCCGCCGACAGCATCAAGGATCAGGGCTCGGTGGCCGCAGCCAGCCGGATCGAGTTTGACGACATCCTGATTCCCCGTATCGGCGGCGAATACCAGCTCAACAAGAACTTCGCCCTGCGCGGCGGGGTTGCCTACGAGGAGTCCCCCCTCAAATCCACCCGTAATCCCGAAATCAACTACCTCGACACTGACAAGATCGTGATTGGCCTCGGCGTCAGCGCCACCTACGACCGCACCCGGCTGCTGGCCTACCCTGTGCGGCTGGACCTGGGCTACCAGTACCAGCAGCTGCAGGAGCGTGATTTCACCCTGGTGGATTACGACGGCAACGAGACCGACGTGACCGCCGATGGCGATGTCCACGTGGTCAGCGGTTCCATCACCCTGAAGTTCTGA
- a CDS encoding Ig-like domain-containing protein encodes MKYNKTLALVPAILLAACGGEEQAMKPTTTPGSMVYSYPMDGQKSVSPKTDLVLRFSHAVTDGTDDLASKIKLTSGETEIPVSVEKIDDGKSLKLVIDGELPAGAPYSVSFSEPLGAEGGRSIATPNAVGEPGIQFDTRGSFSGIADLANTSGQFDVAWQVPASNGPFQAMNFSTFRMAMTHPVHPDWKALGGTIRLLDPEGQAVPATVLVKGNRITVDPCVTDDPLECGGKQDILASGQTYTLKLENLASLTNGPEGERFSNEFTFTPRDTGPTVVLQQSAIDSGLAAGLDEDNAIKSVLNGQPINGVTLNSVLQGKAGPSQQTGDLFAELAYAPSFEADEALPLRIAKGSVLKSTSLDVLIGGEVPVTVATREGEPTGPLQTTGDIKVTMISDATGYMSPNPYTDDLNAPRHITLFMDVSMNTEEAQPNASLSQDLMGVELRGIALVKDGVLTIDAIGMVEPNLLGQEYTDSTIAFHLEAATDVDSALDAETLREMDTTPPQLVSWMPGPDDAIPATRQSMQRPGDPVILFFDEPMSGESLTNGLVLIEEGNPLTIADGTLEAYVDGTAVVANPAGGLKHGVQYTISASGLTDMAGNPASVEGLQFALDRTTSNQTVVEQRPPLALTTYPGFPCETDFTRMNLLDGALGECHSIKEPGHDKGDAPLEVDVLPVSSMPADRPITVVFSQSMDPNSIRLGKDGTFVVEKVTVNPETGKPNETEIGSGEIVDGRLEFNNQRIRFFPNSPWQPGEFYRYTMRSMEDDAPDTCTLDTPTSVCGVNQLALKTDILEGLDDGGGANGADDLTIYFEGTEKLETVFTPLRNFPVRDTNSNFLIDCNETDCLEPFETAHTVGNDIDGWEPSANSTKLAVIGGSASVTLFETPLGGIPGGESLAEVGCEATENSDCPRNKFIYQTYALNTEVVGPGTYDPTPAKPNSGDEFEGILVDLYPTLLTTTSISVWTNVFGLMQEESITNTQILRMRYAKDDPSCTQNCARNQLIPGVITEGDEGQPIFMTRAELLIDAPDMEIPLGGTHDLYGRPFTLNLEGNVTFFDDGRMQVEQRNVNRVGSNNELLVTADALGLPGLGLATIRLPLEIPVAGTYLNFISNPVKEIPAQQ; translated from the coding sequence ATGAAGTACAACAAGACACTGGCACTCGTCCCCGCCATTTTGCTGGCCGCCTGTGGGGGTGAGGAACAGGCGATGAAACCAACCACCACTCCTGGGTCCATGGTGTACTCCTACCCCATGGATGGCCAGAAGTCGGTTAGCCCGAAAACCGATCTGGTACTGCGCTTTTCTCATGCGGTCACCGATGGAACTGACGATCTTGCCAGCAAGATCAAACTGACCTCCGGGGAGACGGAGATCCCCGTTTCCGTAGAAAAAATCGATGACGGGAAAAGCCTGAAACTGGTCATCGACGGTGAGTTACCGGCAGGAGCGCCCTACTCTGTCAGCTTCAGCGAGCCCCTCGGTGCCGAAGGCGGGCGTTCCATAGCAACGCCCAATGCTGTCGGCGAACCCGGCATCCAGTTCGACACCCGCGGGTCCTTCTCAGGTATCGCGGATCTGGCCAACACATCCGGTCAGTTTGACGTGGCCTGGCAAGTGCCGGCCAGTAACGGCCCATTCCAGGCCATGAACTTTTCCACGTTCCGCATGGCAATGACACACCCAGTTCATCCGGACTGGAAGGCCCTTGGGGGCACCATCCGACTGCTTGATCCGGAAGGGCAGGCTGTACCGGCAACGGTTCTGGTAAAAGGCAACCGGATCACGGTTGATCCCTGCGTCACCGATGATCCCCTCGAATGCGGCGGCAAGCAGGACATCCTGGCAAGCGGGCAGACTTATACCTTGAAGCTTGAAAACCTGGCCAGTCTGACCAACGGGCCGGAAGGAGAACGTTTCAGCAATGAATTCACGTTCACGCCCCGGGATACCGGACCGACCGTGGTGCTACAGCAGAGCGCCATCGACTCCGGTCTGGCAGCCGGCCTGGATGAAGACAACGCGATCAAGTCGGTCCTGAACGGCCAGCCCATCAATGGCGTCACCCTGAACTCGGTACTCCAGGGAAAAGCAGGCCCGTCCCAGCAGACCGGCGACCTGTTTGCCGAACTTGCCTATGCGCCATCCTTTGAGGCGGATGAGGCCTTACCGCTGCGAATTGCCAAGGGCAGCGTGCTGAAGAGCACCAGTCTGGATGTGCTGATCGGAGGGGAAGTGCCGGTAACCGTAGCAACACGGGAAGGCGAACCCACCGGCCCACTGCAGACAACCGGTGACATCAAGGTCACCATGATTTCCGATGCCACTGGCTACATGAGTCCCAACCCCTACACCGATGACCTGAACGCGCCCCGTCATATCACCCTGTTCATGGATGTCTCCATGAACACGGAAGAAGCGCAGCCGAATGCGTCTCTGTCCCAGGACCTGATGGGCGTTGAATTGCGTGGAATCGCTTTGGTCAAAGATGGCGTGCTGACGATCGATGCCATCGGCATGGTCGAGCCCAACCTGCTCGGACAGGAATATACCGACTCCACCATCGCCTTCCATCTGGAGGCGGCAACGGACGTGGACTCGGCTCTCGATGCCGAAACATTGCGTGAGATGGACACAACTCCACCTCAACTGGTGAGCTGGATGCCGGGACCGGACGATGCTATTCCCGCAACCCGTCAGTCGATGCAGCGTCCGGGGGATCCGGTGATCCTGTTCTTTGATGAGCCGATGTCCGGGGAAAGCCTGACCAATGGCCTTGTGCTCATAGAGGAAGGCAACCCGTTAACGATTGCCGACGGCACTCTTGAGGCTTATGTCGATGGTACAGCCGTCGTGGCAAACCCGGCTGGGGGCCTCAAGCACGGAGTTCAGTATACAATCAGTGCCAGCGGATTGACTGACATGGCGGGTAATCCTGCTTCAGTTGAGGGTCTGCAATTTGCCCTCGATCGAACCACGTCGAACCAAACCGTGGTCGAGCAGCGTCCCCCACTGGCACTTACGACGTACCCCGGATTCCCCTGTGAAACCGACTTCACCCGGATGAATCTGCTCGACGGAGCCCTGGGGGAGTGCCACTCCATCAAGGAGCCGGGCCACGACAAAGGCGACGCCCCGCTTGAGGTAGACGTTCTTCCCGTCAGCTCCATGCCGGCGGACCGGCCTATTACCGTTGTGTTTTCCCAGTCAATGGATCCGAACTCGATCCGCCTGGGCAAGGACGGCACATTCGTGGTTGAGAAAGTGACCGTTAATCCTGAAACCGGCAAGCCGAACGAGACAGAAATCGGCAGTGGTGAAATCGTTGATGGCCGCCTCGAATTCAACAATCAACGAATCCGCTTCTTTCCAAATAGCCCCTGGCAGCCAGGTGAGTTCTATCGTTACACCATGAGATCCATGGAAGATGATGCACCCGATACCTGCACCCTGGATACACCGACGTCTGTGTGCGGTGTCAACCAGCTCGCATTGAAGACCGACATCCTCGAGGGACTGGACGACGGTGGCGGTGCAAATGGGGCCGATGACCTTACTATCTATTTCGAGGGTACAGAGAAGCTGGAAACCGTATTCACTCCGCTTCGGAACTTCCCGGTGCGGGATACCAACTCAAACTTCCTGATTGACTGTAATGAAACCGACTGTCTCGAACCCTTCGAGACGGCTCATACCGTCGGAAATGACATTGATGGATGGGAGCCCAGCGCAAACTCAACGAAACTCGCTGTCATCGGTGGAAGTGCCAGCGTAACGCTGTTCGAGACGCCTCTTGGAGGCATCCCTGGGGGTGAATCTCTCGCTGAAGTCGGTTGTGAAGCTACCGAGAACAGCGACTGTCCAAGAAATAAATTTATATACCAGACATATGCCTTGAACACGGAAGTTGTAGGACCGGGCACTTACGACCCAACTCCTGCAAAGCCAAATAGTGGCGACGAATTCGAAGGCATACTGGTTGACCTCTATCCAACGCTGCTGACTACGACCTCCATCAGTGTCTGGACAAACGTCTTCGGTTTGATGCAGGAGGAATCCATAACCAATACCCAGATTCTCAGAATGCGCTATGCCAAAGACGATCCCTCGTGCACACAAAACTGCGCACGGAATCAGCTCATCCCGGGCGTGATCACTGAAGGGGACGAGGGCCAGCCCATTTTCATGACCAGGGCAGAGCTGCTAATTGATGCCCCCGATATGGAAATTCCTCTGGGAGGAACCCATGACCTTTATGGGCGCCCTTTCACCTTGAATCTGGAGGGCAACGTCACGTTTTTTGATGATGGCCGGATGCAGGTTGAACAAAGGAACGTGAATCGGGTTGGCAGTAACAACGAATTGCTTGTCACCGCTGATGCTCTGG